In one window of Aphidius gifuensis isolate YNYX2018 linkage group LG4, ASM1490517v1, whole genome shotgun sequence DNA:
- the LOC122854561 gene encoding fatty-acid amide hydrolase 2-like isoform X2, with amino-acid sequence MEILDAFFKRLIRVLLLILGFLMYPFVHLRAFKKQKKCPPINNEILLLSATELARRIRRKELSSEQVVMSYIKRCKEVNVIINAIVDERFDDAIVDARKVDKFLLTTIKSEIELNNEMPLLGVPVTVKESIAVKGMSHSSGLKIKNPIISDFDSDVILRVKKAGGIPLLVSNTPEMCMCWETYNNVTGTTWNPYNTNKTAGGSSGGEAALLASAASVVSISSDIGGSARLPALFCGVFGHKPTPEYISTHGHMPTCDDSSWSSFFSIGPMVRYSEDLTMMLKVLCQSDKFDASHLDQKVELSDIKFYYMESDKSPSTNTVDIEIINGIQRFIKHMESARGIKVQKADIKEMKYAFETSSSMLLQLNGVDTIYKKGSNPREWKSVFLEVIKYISFMSPHTFPNIAYGVLKKFVDTLPDGYNKWINDKNNLIKKRFQDLLGENGVLIYPGFTTAAHYPYEIYSKVADVSYMMIFNSIGLPVTQCPLGLNKDGLPIGFQVVGNVGKDHLTIAVAREIERAFGGWQEPPSDLKTV; translated from the exons ATg gaAATACTGGATGCTTTTTTTAAACGACTGATAAGAGTCCTGTTATTGATTCTTGGTTTTTTAATGTATCCTTTTGTTCATTTAAGAgcattcaaaaaacaaaaaaaatgtccaccaataaataatgaaatattattattatcagccACAGAATTGGCACGAAGAATTCGTCGAAAAGAG ttgagCAGTGAACAAGTCGTAAtgtcatatataaaaagatgTAAAGAAGTTAATGTGATAATAAATGCAATTGTTGATGAACGTTTTGATGATGCTATTGTTGATGCACGtaaagttgataaatttttattaacaacaataaaaagtgaaattgaattaaataacgaGATGCCATTACTTGGTGTACCTGTTACAGTCAAAGAAAGTATTGCTGTTAAAG gcaTGAGTCATTCATctggattaaaaattaaaaatccaatAATATCAGATTTCGATTCTGATGTGATTTTACGTGTTAAAAAAGCTGGTGGTATACCTTTACTTGTTAGTAATACACCAGAAATGTGTATGTGCTGGGAAACTTATAATAATGTAACTGGAACAACTTGGAATCCATACAACACAAATAAAACTGCTGGTGGTTCATCTGGTGGTGAA gCAGCACTATTGGCCTCGGCAGCATCTGTTGTCAGTATTTCCTCTGATATTGGTGGTTCAGCAAGATTACCAGCTTTGTTTTGCGGTGTCTTTGGTCATAAACCAACACCCG aaTATATATCGACTCATGGACACATGCCAACTTGTGATGATTCATCTTggtcatcttttttttcaattggacCAATGGTCAGATACTCAGAAGATCTTACGATGATGTTAAAAGTTTTATGTCAATCAGATAAATTTGATGCATCACATTTAGAtcaaaag gTAGAATTAtcagatataaaattttattatatggaGAGTGACAAATCACCATCAACAAACACTGTagatattgaaataataaatggaaTTCAACGTTTTATAAAACATATGGAGAGTGCACGTGGAATTAAAGTACAAAAAGCTGATATTAAAGAAATGAAATATGCATTTGAAACATCATCGAGTATGCTTTTACAATTAAATGGTGTTGatacaatatacaaaaaaGGATCTAATCCTCGT gAATGGAAAAGTGTATTTTTAGAAGTTATCAAGTACATAAGTTTCATGTCACCACATACATTTCCAAATATTGCATAtggagttttaaaaaaatttgttgatactCTTCCAGATGGTTACAACAAAtggataaatgataaaaataatttaattaaaaaacgttttcag gaTTTACTAGGTGAAAATGGAGTTTTAATTTATCCTGGTTTTACAACAGCTGCACATTATCcatatgaaatatattcaaaagtaGCTGATGTATCATAcatgatgatatttaattcaattggaCTTCCAGTTACTCAATGTCCACTTGGTCTCAATAAAGATGGTCTTCCAATTGGTTTTCAAGTTGTTGGAAATGTTGGGAAAGATCATTTAACGATAGCAGTTGCACGTGAAATTGAACGTGCTTTTGGTGGTTGGCAAGAACCACCAAGTGATCTTAAAACTGTCTAA
- the LOC122854561 gene encoding fatty-acid amide hydrolase 2-B-like isoform X1 has translation MELALSLLTLLYADLRFNYEEILDAFFKRLIRVLLLILGFLMYPFVHLRAFKKQKKCPPINNEILLLSATELARRIRRKELSSEQVVMSYIKRCKEVNVIINAIVDERFDDAIVDARKVDKFLLTTIKSEIELNNEMPLLGVPVTVKESIAVKGMSHSSGLKIKNPIISDFDSDVILRVKKAGGIPLLVSNTPEMCMCWETYNNVTGTTWNPYNTNKTAGGSSGGEAALLASAASVVSISSDIGGSARLPALFCGVFGHKPTPEYISTHGHMPTCDDSSWSSFFSIGPMVRYSEDLTMMLKVLCQSDKFDASHLDQKVELSDIKFYYMESDKSPSTNTVDIEIINGIQRFIKHMESARGIKVQKADIKEMKYAFETSSSMLLQLNGVDTIYKKGSNPREWKSVFLEVIKYISFMSPHTFPNIAYGVLKKFVDTLPDGYNKWINDKNNLIKKRFQDLLGENGVLIYPGFTTAAHYPYEIYSKVADVSYMMIFNSIGLPVTQCPLGLNKDGLPIGFQVVGNVGKDHLTIAVAREIERAFGGWQEPPSDLKTV, from the exons ATGGAATTAGCACTGTCACTTTTGACACTTCTCTATGCTGATTTACGATTTAATTATGAG gaAATACTGGATGCTTTTTTTAAACGACTGATAAGAGTCCTGTTATTGATTCTTGGTTTTTTAATGTATCCTTTTGTTCATTTAAGAgcattcaaaaaacaaaaaaaatgtccaccaataaataatgaaatattattattatcagccACAGAATTGGCACGAAGAATTCGTCGAAAAGAG ttgagCAGTGAACAAGTCGTAAtgtcatatataaaaagatgTAAAGAAGTTAATGTGATAATAAATGCAATTGTTGATGAACGTTTTGATGATGCTATTGTTGATGCACGtaaagttgataaatttttattaacaacaataaaaagtgaaattgaattaaataacgaGATGCCATTACTTGGTGTACCTGTTACAGTCAAAGAAAGTATTGCTGTTAAAG gcaTGAGTCATTCATctggattaaaaattaaaaatccaatAATATCAGATTTCGATTCTGATGTGATTTTACGTGTTAAAAAAGCTGGTGGTATACCTTTACTTGTTAGTAATACACCAGAAATGTGTATGTGCTGGGAAACTTATAATAATGTAACTGGAACAACTTGGAATCCATACAACACAAATAAAACTGCTGGTGGTTCATCTGGTGGTGAA gCAGCACTATTGGCCTCGGCAGCATCTGTTGTCAGTATTTCCTCTGATATTGGTGGTTCAGCAAGATTACCAGCTTTGTTTTGCGGTGTCTTTGGTCATAAACCAACACCCG aaTATATATCGACTCATGGACACATGCCAACTTGTGATGATTCATCTTggtcatcttttttttcaattggacCAATGGTCAGATACTCAGAAGATCTTACGATGATGTTAAAAGTTTTATGTCAATCAGATAAATTTGATGCATCACATTTAGAtcaaaag gTAGAATTAtcagatataaaattttattatatggaGAGTGACAAATCACCATCAACAAACACTGTagatattgaaataataaatggaaTTCAACGTTTTATAAAACATATGGAGAGTGCACGTGGAATTAAAGTACAAAAAGCTGATATTAAAGAAATGAAATATGCATTTGAAACATCATCGAGTATGCTTTTACAATTAAATGGTGTTGatacaatatacaaaaaaGGATCTAATCCTCGT gAATGGAAAAGTGTATTTTTAGAAGTTATCAAGTACATAAGTTTCATGTCACCACATACATTTCCAAATATTGCATAtggagttttaaaaaaatttgttgatactCTTCCAGATGGTTACAACAAAtggataaatgataaaaataatttaattaaaaaacgttttcag gaTTTACTAGGTGAAAATGGAGTTTTAATTTATCCTGGTTTTACAACAGCTGCACATTATCcatatgaaatatattcaaaagtaGCTGATGTATCATAcatgatgatatttaattcaattggaCTTCCAGTTACTCAATGTCCACTTGGTCTCAATAAAGATGGTCTTCCAATTGGTTTTCAAGTTGTTGGAAATGTTGGGAAAGATCATTTAACGATAGCAGTTGCACGTGAAATTGAACGTGCTTTTGGTGGTTGGCAAGAACCACCAAGTGATCTTAAAACTGTCTAA